From Aspergillus chevalieri M1 DNA, chromosome 4, nearly complete sequence, a single genomic window includes:
- the cp6 gene encoding putative carboxypeptidase S1 (COG:E,O;~EggNog:ENOG410PHXN;~InterPro:IPR018202,IPR001563,IPR033124,IPR029058;~MEROPS:MER0000412;~PFAM:PF00450;~SECRETED:SignalP(1-21);~go_function: GO:0004185 - serine-type carboxypeptidase activity [Evidence IEA];~go_process: GO:0006508 - proteolysis [Evidence IEA]): MFVLWLTLFLASIATSTPTTANTLPYTQKHAPNYTVFTHAPTGATLSFVNNSGICETTPDVNQYSGYLSVGEGLNMFFWFFESRHTPHSAPLATWFNGGPGCSSMIGLFQENGPCHFPLGGDSNEPVRNPYSFNEVANMLYIDQPVGVGFSYADADGNDGAEMNVNSTESAAEYVWVFLQAFFEAFRVYEGRDVAIFTESYGGHYGPSFASHIQSQNELIRNGSLSGEIINLVALGINNAWIDAGIQEKSYIDFAYNNTYRSLITSAQRDKYLSTYENTCLPAVHNCTSTGTDESCRTANRVCSNQIEGPITRAADFNVYDIRKPKSDPEPPGTYMGYLNREDVRGRIGAKGGRFRECAGGVTLNFARTGDNAKTLLPTLSTLIQSGLQVLLWAGDADWICNWVGNYNVANAVIFDRQEEFRRKELVPYTVDGVERGTFKSVGGFTFLRVFGAGHEVPYYQPETSLQVFRQVLEGRGVYST, translated from the exons ATGTTCGTCCTCTGGCTTACGCTCTTCTTAGCATCAATAGCAACCTCAACCcccaccaccgccaacacACTCCCCTACACCCAAAAACATGCACCAAATTACACCGTCTTCACTCACGCCCCAACCGGCGCAACCCTCTCCTTCGTCAATAACTCAGGAATCTGCGAGACAACGCCGGACGTAAACCAGTACTCGGGGTACTTGTCCGTGGGCGAGGGCTTAAATATGTTTTTCTG GTTCTTCGAGTCCCGCCACACCCCCCATTCCGCCCCCCTAGCAACATGGTTCAACGGCGGCCCCGGCTGCTCGTCGATGATCGGGCTGTTCCAAGAAAACGGGCCGTGCCATTTTCCGCTCGGTGGAGACTCTAACGAACCCGTGCGCAATCCGTATAGCTTCAACGAGGTTGCGAATATGCTGTATATTGATCAGCCGGTTGGTGTGGGGTTTTCGTATGCTGATGCGGATGGGAATGATGGCGCGGAGATGAATGTCAATAGTACGGAGAGTGCGGCAGAGTATGTGTGGGTGTTTCTGCAGGCATTTTTTGAGGCGTTTAGGGTTTATGAGGGGAGGGATGTTGCTATTTTCACCGAG TCTTACGGCGGCCACTACGGCCCCTCCTTCGCCAGCCATATTCAATCCCAAAACGAACTCATCCGCAACGGTTCTTTATCTGGCGAAATAATCAACCTAGTAGCCCTGGGCATAAACAACGCCTGGATCGATGCCGGCATCCAGGAAAAATCGTACATCGACTTCGCATATAACAACACTTACCGCTCGTTGATCACCTCCGCCCAACGAGACAAATATCTCTCCACATACGAAAACACCTGCCTTCCCGCTGTCCACAACTGCACGAGTACAGGAACAGACGAGTCCTGCAGGACCGCGAACAGGGTCTGTTCGAACCAGATTGAGGGGCCGATTACTAGAGCTGCGGATTTCAATGTTTATGATATCCGGAAACCGAAGAGTGATCCGGAGCCGCCGGGTACCTATATGGGGTATTTGAACCGGGAGGATGTGAGGGGGAGGATTGGGGCGAAGGGAGGAAGGTTCAGGGAGTGCGCGGGGGGTGTCACGTTGAATTTTGCGAGGACGGGGGATA ATGCAAAAACCCTCCTTCCAACCCTCTCCACGCTGATCCAATCCGGCCTGCAAGTCCTCCTCTGGGCCGGCGACGCGGACTGGATCTGTAACTGGGTTGGGAACTACAATGTCGCGAACGCTGTTATCTTTGATCGGCAAGAGGAATTTAGGAGAAAGGAGTTGGTCCCTTATACAGTGGATGGCGTGGAGAGGGGAACGTTCAAGAGTGTTGGGGGGTTTACGTTTCTGAGGGTTTTTGGGGCGGGGCATGAGGTTCCTTATTATC AACCGGAAACGTCGCTGCAGGTTTTTAGACAGGTTTTGGAGGGGAGGGGGGTTTATTCGACTTAG
- a CDS encoding cytochrome P450 (COG:Q;~EggNog:ENOG410PFTK;~InterPro:IPR001128,IPR017972,IPR002401,IPR036396;~PFAM:PF00067;~TransMembrane:1 (i7-28o);~go_function: GO:0005506 - iron ion binding [Evidence IEA];~go_function: GO:0016705 - oxidoreductase activity, acting on paired donors, with incorporation or reduction of molecular oxygen [Evidence IEA];~go_function: GO:0020037 - heme binding [Evidence IEA];~go_process: GO:0055114 - oxidation-reduction process [Evidence IEA]) — protein sequence MTAVAETFISIAWGVLSIATSLYLLSYFNSPLRNFPGPILAGLTNLWRFLDVLHGRPDKTQLALHRKYGSAVRIGPNVISLSDPSLISKVYTTKGAWRKSDFYTVNDARVHGMRVPNIFSSTDEKWHSMALRPIRQAYSMTQVLDMEPQIEATIDLLCEKLDERFVRTGISCNIADYLLYAAWDAMGQATFSGTLGMLEKGYDPTKTIRTTKNNIDYFACFSQIPKVDHVLGKNKIVEAVLPSGISWAVKYIQDMYVERSKESQATSRPVDFMDRVLQAQKKFPEIVNSAMATIYLLSNVLAGSDTTATAMCSAIYYALKHPSVHRKLREELDSANLSFPVKWKEIQHLSYFTAVMREAKRIHPGVGMLMERVVPAGGLCLPDGRFVPEGTIVGMNPWVINRDADTFGLDADQFIPERWLKLSEEADEEHQARVARMQRAVLTFGAGPRSCIGRNFSEMESDKIVATLFAKYEMELADPKDTWNVTSLWFVRQDNIVVNLKSRV from the exons ATGACAGCGGTTGCCGAAACTTTCATCAGTATCGCCTGGGGAGTTCTGTCAATAGCTACTTCTCTGTACCTCCTATCCTATTTCAACTCTCCTCTTCGAAACTTCCCAGGACCTATCCTTGCTGGTCTCACAAACCTGTGGCGCTTCCTGGATGTCTTGCATGGCCGGCCTGACAAGACACAGCTGGCACTGCATAGGAAGTATGGCAGTGCTGTGCGGATCGGTCCAAATGTCATCAGTCTGTCAGACCCGAGCCTGATCAGTAAGGTGTATACGACGAAAGGGGCGTGGAGAAAA AGTGATTTCTATACCGTTAACGACGCCCGTGTTCACGGAATGCGAGTGCCAAACATCTTCTCGAGCACGGACGAGAAATGGCATTCGATGGCCCTACGGCCCATTCGTCAGGCTTATTCGATGACGCAGGTCCTTGATATGGAGCCTCAGATAGAAGCAACTATCGATCTGCTGTGTGAGAAATTGGACGAGAGGTTCGTGAGGACGGGGATATCGTGTAATATTGCGGACTATTTGCTTTACG CTGCATGGGATGCGATGGGCCAAGCAACCTTTTCGGGAACTCTTGGGATGCTCGAGAAGGGTTATGATCCTACCAAGACCATCCGGACTACAAAAAATAACATCGACTACTTTGCCTGT TTCAGTCAAATCCCAAAAGTCGACCATGTTCTGGGCAAGAACAAGATAGTCGAAGCTGTTTTGCCCTCTGGTATCAGTTGGGCCGTAAAATACATCCAGGACATGTACGTCGAACGGAGCAAAGAGTCACAAGCAACATCAAGACCAGTTGACTTTATGGATCGCGTCCTGCAAGCACAAAAGAAGTTCCCAGAGATAGTCAACAGCGCAATGGCAACCATATACCTTCTATCCAATGTGTTGGCAGGAAGTGATACCACCGCAACGGCCATGTGCTCCGCCATCTACTACGCTCTCAAGCACCCGTCCGTGCATCGCAAACTACGGGAGGAGCTGGACTCAGCGAATCTGTCTTTCCCCGTGAAATGGAAAGAAATCCAGCACCTCTCCTACTTCACAGCCGTCATGCGGGAAGCCAAGCGTATCCATCCCGGAGTAGGAATGCTCATGGAGCGTGTCGTCCCAGCAGGTGGCCTGTGTCTACCAGACGGTCGCTTCGTACCTGAGGGTACCATTGTTGGGATGAACCCGTGGGTGATCAACAGGGATGCGGATACATTTGGGCTAGATGCGGACCAGTTTATTCCTGAACGCTGGTTGAAGCTGTCAGAGGAAGCGGATGAGGAGCATCAGGCGCGGGTTGCGAGGATGCAGCGCGCTGTCTTGACGTTTGGAGCTGGGCCCAGGAGTTGTATTGGGAGGAATTTCAGCGAGATGGAGAGTGATAAGATCGTAGCCACGCTTTTTGCTAAGTATGAG ATGGAGTTGGCTGATCCAAAGGATACTTGGAATGTTACGAGTCTGTGGTTTGTTCGGCAGGATAATATTGTCGTTAACTTGAAGAGTAGAGTATAA
- the SKB1 gene encoding protein arginine N-methyltransferase (BUSCO:EOG09260SAH;~COG:D;~EggNog:ENOG410PFAA;~InterPro:IPR007857,IPR035075,IPR029063,IPR025799, IPR035247,IPR035248;~PFAM:PF17286,PF05185,PF17285;~go_function: GO:0008168 - methyltransferase activity [Evidence IEA];~go_function: GO:0016274 - protein-arginine N-methyltransferase activity [Evidence IEA];~go_process: GO:0006479 - protein methylation [Evidence IEA];~go_process: GO:0018216 - peptidyl-arginine methylation [Evidence IEA];~go_process: GO:0035246 - peptidyl-arginine N-methylation [Evidence IEA]), with translation MDSFSMDDAVPSFCIGHHESNRSYAVTSDVVRKAHDCNYDMLTTPITTSHFHSRVLTLLSSHLSSMQPATADSNGTMGTTRNTRPLVIPPLAPADTHLTPNDAMSQVVGITSAWIDLCSPDPLIADISRQVLMLEVAYAAFCGIGYLLLPGPKLHHGSMHSEGIVYYARAIQDALNLGSYIQFHIWLRTVDNPENEVDQMGDLAPLARGEFVEPEGDATPKVDPFGTWEAWDLIRRTCKYHARLLVALSIPKHLPPMSVQSRWHSEPVHLLTFDTHCFIKNQKGYPVLSKAHQSLISRFMRLRSAPWILLCDVGPIPGIEANDDTNQSNLSGSEFPSLGQASIASKKHHDPTPQLSYMRNLQQRQPARSAIERFGTGYQDYLQAPLQPLTVNLESITYEVFEKDPIKYDWYERAISKALSDWADQKKPTSNPDGRVVVAVVGAGRGPLVTRALRASADTGVAIDMWAVEKNPNAFVLLQRHNETTWGGKVTLVQSDMRAWKGPRVLKKVSTEPPAPVGQSLGIEGSLLLSGEQATVPPVTPPIPEYANTHVDIVISELLGSFGDNELSPECLDGITPLINPVHGISIPESYTAHLTPISAPKLHADVMNGSSTNPAAPETPYVVMLHAVDFLSTNHPPSPSVLNNSGSIHNHVRSSISTLPGPEFATPFVQTAWSFSHPNRNIPPQAPSSSTISNAHNVRRTRLTFPTQNRGVCHGIAGYFETVLYRDVELSTNPVTMDSKSANMISWFPIYFPLKTPLGVPENGEIIVTMYRQTDDRKVWYEWMVEVFVLERTAETATSGVMSPVMSGARTDSPGADSASATSKDKQQQQQRVGHRARRIKVGMSDLHSSIKEGCLM, from the exons ATGGATTCTTTCAGCATGGATGATGCGGTCCCCAGCTTCTGCATTGGTCATCATGAGTCCAATCGCTCATATGCTGTCACGTCTGATGTGGTGCGCAAGGCCCACGATTGTAAT TATGATATGCTCACCACGCCTATCACGACGTCCCATTTCCATTCACGCGTCCTGACTCTGCTCTCGTCTCATCTATCCAGCATGCAACCTGCGACGGCTGATAGCAATGGCACTATGGGAACAACTCGGAATACTAGACCTTTGGTGATTCCGCCGCTTGCTCCGGCCGATACCCATTTGACCCCTAATGATGCTATGAGCCAAGTGGTGGGAATCACTAGTGCTTGGATTGACCTGTGCTCTCCGGACCCGTTGATTGCGGACATCTCCCGTCAGGTTTTGATGCTAGAGGTTGCGTATGCAGCTTTCTGTGGTATTGGTTACTTGCTGCTTCCAGGACCAAAGCTTCATCATGGGAGCATGCACTCCGAAGGAATAGTTTACTACGCTAGGGCTATCCAGGACGCGTTGAATCTTGGTTCCTATATCCAGTTTCACATCTGGTTGAGAACTGTCGATAACCCGGAAAATGAGGTGGACCAAATGGGTGACCTTGCCCCTCTTGCCCGCGGGGAGTTCGTTGAGCCGGAAGGAGATGCAACGCCGAAGGTGGATCCTTTCGGCACTTGGGAAGCATGGGATTTGATCCGGAGAACCTGTAAATATCATGCACGGCTACTCGTAG CTCTCTCCATCCCGAAACATCTTCCGCCTATGTCTGTTCAGTCCAGATGGCATTCTGAGCCGGTGCACCTTCTTACTTTCGATACCCATTGTTTCATCAAGAACCAGAAGGGATATCCGGTTTTGTCTAAAGCACATCAATCTTTGATATCGCGGTTTATGCGCCTTCGCAGTGCCCCGTGGATTTTGCTTTGCGATGTCGGTCCTATTCCTGGCATCGAGGCGAACGATGACACTAACCAGTCCAATCTATCTGGGTCTGAATTTCCTAGTCTTGGACAGGCGTCTATCGCAAGCAAGAAACATCATGATCCGACTCCACAACTATCCTACATGAGGAACCTTCAGCAAAGACAACCTGCCCGTAGCGCCATCGAAAGATTCGGCACCGGATATCAGGACTACTTGCAGGCACCATTGCAGCCGCTGACGGTCAACCTGGAGAGCATTACATACGAGGTCTTTGAAAAAGATCCTATCAAGTATGACTGGTACGAGCGTGCTATTTCAAAGGCCTTGAGTGATTGGGCAGACCAAAAGAAGCCAACATCCAACCCTGATGGTCGGGTGGTTGTCGCAGTTGTCGGTGCTGGTAGAGGACCTCTGGTGACTAGGGCTCTTCGTGCCAGTGCCGATACGGGTGTTGCCATTGATATGTGGGCCGTGGAGAAGAATCCCAACGCCTTTGTTCTCCTCCAGCGTCACAACGAAACTACATGGGGTGGCAAGGTGACCCTTGTGCAGTCAGACATGCGAGCTTGGAAGGGACCTCGAGTTCTGAAGAAAGTCAGTACTGAACCACCTGCGCCAGTTGGGCAGTCACTTGGCATTGAAGGCTCATTGCTTCTTTCCGGAGAGCAAGCCACTGTACCACCAGTTACCCCACCAATTCCGGAATATGCCAATACTCATGTCGACATCGTGATCTCTGAGCTTCTGGGTTCCTTTGGCGACAATGAACTGTCCCCTGAGTGTTTGGATGGCATTACTCCTCTAATCAATCCCGTGCATGGTATATCTATTCCTGAGTCATACACAGCGCATTTGACGCCAATCTCCGCCCCCAAGCTGCATGCCGATGTCATGAATGGGTCCTCCACCAACCCGGCAGCCCCTGAAACACCATACGTTGTTATGCTGCACGCGGTCGACTTCTTGTCCACCAACCACCCGCCCTCTCCCAGCGTCTTGAATAACAGCGGCAGCATCCACAATCATGTTCGCTCCTCGATATCCACACTTCCTGGCCCGGAGTTCGCGACCCCATTCGTGCAGACCGCATGGTCATTCTCGCACCCGAATCGAAATATTCCTCCTCAGGcaccctcctcatccaccaTATCAAATGCGCATAATGTCCGTCGCACCCGGCTGACCTTTCCCACTCAGAACCGCGGGGTTTGTCATGGTATCGCCGGATACTTTGAGACTGTGCTTTATCGCGACGTTGAGCTGTCGACGAATCCTGTGACAATGGACAGCAAGAGTGCTAATATGATTAGCTGGTTCCCAATCTACTTTCCTTTAAAG ACACCTCTTGGAGTACCGGAAAATGGCGAAATCATTGTGACAATGTATCGGCAAACTGATGACCGGAAGGTGTGGTATGAGTGGATGGTTGAGGTGTTTGTCCTCGAACGCACGGCCGAAACTGCGACGAGCGGGGTTATGAGCCCTGTGATGAGCGGTGCTAGGACGGACTCTCCAGGCGCTGATAGCGCTAGCGCTACGAGTAAGGacaaacagcagcagcagcaacgtGTGGGACATCGCGCTCGGCGAATCAAGGTGGGTATGAGCGATTTGCATTCGAGCATCAAGGAAGGATGTCTTATGTGA
- the PRP43 gene encoding DEAH-box ATP-dependent RNA helicase PRP43 (COG:A;~EggNog:ENOG410PGYC;~InterPro:IPR011709,IPR027417,IPR007502,IPR014001, IPR001650,IPR011545,IPR002464;~PFAM:PF04408,PF00270,PF07717,PF00271;~go_function: GO:0003676 - nucleic acid binding [Evidence IEA];~go_function: GO:0004386 - helicase activity [Evidence IEA];~go_function: GO:0005524 - ATP binding [Evidence IEA]), translating into MVDRRPETEDGSRAKRQKMAKTETDPKDNPYLAHMYADENLNGNGWDDSMAEKNPAYGKLKRHRTTAQLAKDVEDGEVNPFNGQPFSNKYVSILQTRRDLPVHAQRDEFLQLYQKSQILVFVGETGSGKTTQIPQFVLFDDLPQTQGKQVACTQPRRVAAMSVAQRVAAEMDCKLGDEVGYSIRFEDMTSPKTILKYMTDGMLLREAMNDNTLSRYSTIILDEAHERTMATDVLMGLLKEVVERRPDLKIIIMSATLDAQKFQKYFMDAPLLAVPGRTHPVEIFYTPEPEQDYVEAAIRTVLQIHASEDEGDILLFLTGEEEIEDSVRKIALEADEMMREADAGPLKCYPLYGSLPPHMQQRIFEPAPAPRRPGGRPGRKVIVSTNIAETSLTIDGIVYVVDPGFSKQKIYNPRIRVESLLVSPISKASAQQRAGRAGRTRPGKCFRLYTEAAFKKELIDQTYPELLRSNLSSTVLELKKLGIDDLVHFDLMDPPAPETLMRALEELNYLACLDDDGNLTQLGRLASEFPLDPALAVMLISSPEFYCSNEILSITALLSVPQVFVRPASQRKRADEMKNLFAHPDGDHLTLLNVYHAFKSPEAQENPKQWCHDHFLSLRSLQSADNVRLQLLRIMERSELDMVSTPFEDKRYYENIRRALCAGFFMQVAKKETQGKNQYITVKDNQNVLLHPSTVLAIEAEWVLYNEFVLTSKNYIRTVTAVKPEWLLDIAPTYYDISTFAKGDVRSSLLRAAERLARKEKMRADPSKRR; encoded by the exons ATGGTCGATCGTCGTCCAGAAACTGAGGACGGTTCGCGAGCCAAGCGTCAGAAAATGGCGAAGACCGAGACGGATCCCAAAGACAATCCGTACCTGGCTCACATGTACGCCGATGAGAACTTGAACGGCAATGGGTGGGACGATAGTATGGCAGAGAAGAACCCGGCCTATGGCAAGTTAAAGAGGCACCGCACGACGGCGCAGCTGGCGAAGGATGTTGAAGATGGCGAAGTCAACCCGTTCAACGGACAGCCTTTTTCGAACAAATATGTCTCGATCTTGCAGACTCGTCGCGATCTTCCAGTTCATGCTCAGAG AGATGAGTTCCTCCAGCTCTACCAAAAGTCCCAGATTCTAGTCTTCGTCGGTGAAACCGGTTCCGGAAAGACAACACAGATCCCCCAATTCGTCCTATTCGATGACCTTCCACAGACACAAGGCAAACAGGTGGCCTGTACGCAGCCGCGACGTGTGGCGGCCATGTCCGTCGCTCAGCGTGTGGCTGCGGAGATGGATTGCAAGCTGGGAGATGAAGTTGGTTACAGTATCCGTTTCGAGGACATGACGAGTCCCAAGACAATCCTCAAGTATATGACGGACGGTATGCTTTTGAGAGAAGCAATGAACGACAACACGCTTTCGCGGTACAGCACGATCATCCTGGACGAAGCTCACGAAAGAACTATGGCCACTGATGTGTTGATGGGTCTGTTGAAGGAGGTTGTCGAGCGTCGCCCGGATTTGAAGATTATTATCATGTCTGCTACTCTGGATGCGCAAAAGTTCCAGAAATACTTCATGGACGCTCCCCTGCTCGCTGTTCCCGGACGAACCCACCCCGTTGAGATTTTCTACACCCCCGAGCCGGAGCAGGACTACGTTGAGGCCGCAATTCGCACGGTTTTGCAGATCCACGCCAGCGAGGATGAAGGCGATATCCTATTGTTCTTGACGGGTGAGGAAGAGATCGAGGATTCCGTGCGCAAGATTGCTCTCGAGGCAGATGAGATGATGCGAGAAGCCGACGCTGGTCCCTTGAAATGCTACCCGCTGTACGGTAGTCTTCCTCCACACATGCAGCAACGTATTTTCGAGCCAGCACCGGCTCCGCGACGCCCAGGTGGCCGTCCTGGTAGAAAGGTCATTGTGTCGACCAACATTGCTGAAACGTCGCTTACCATTGATGGTATCGTTTACGTCGTGGACCCCGGTTTCTCTAAGCAGAAGATCTACAACCCCCGTATCCGTGTTGAGTCTCTCCTCGTTTCCCCCATTTCGAAGGCTTCTGCACAACAGAGAGCTGGTCGTGCCGGTCGTACACGACCCGGAAAGTGCTTCCGTCTTTACACTGAGGCCGCTTTCAAGAAGGAACTGATTGACCAAACATATCCCGAACTGCTCCGTTCCAACCTTTCGTCGACGGTATTGGAATTGAAGAAACTTGGTATCGACGACTTGGTTCACTTCGACTTGATGGACCCTCCTGCGCCAGAAACCCTGATGAGAGCCCTGGAGGAACTCAACTACCTGGCCTGTCTCGACGACGACGGCAACCTGACTCAACTGGGTCGTCTCGCATCAGAGTTCCCTCTCGATCCTGCCCTGGCTGTCATGTTAATTAGTTCGCCAGAGTTCTACTGCTCAAACGAGATCCTCTCCATCACGGCACTCTTGTCCGTGCCGCAAGTCTTCGTCAGACCCGCCTCTCAACGCAAGCGCGCAGACGAAATGAAAAATCTATTCGCCCACCCTGACGGCGACCacctcaccctcctcaacGTATACCACGCATTCAAGAGCCCCGAAGcccaggagaaccccaagcaATGGTGCCACGAccacttcctctccctccgaTCCCTCCAATCCGCAGACAACGTCCGCCTGCAACTCCTCCGCATCATGGAGCGCTCGGAGTTGGACATGGTTTCGACACCATTCGAAGACAAGCGCTACTATGAGAATATCCGCCGCGCACTATGTGCGGGATTCTTCATGCAGGTTGCCAAGAAGGAAACTCAGGGCAAGAACCAGTACATCACTGTCAAGGATAACCAGAACGTTCTTCTGCACCCGTCTACTGTGCTGGCAATTGAAGCGGAATGGGTCCTCTATAACGAATTCGTCCTGACGTCCAAGAACTACATCCGGACGGTCACTGCTGTCAAGCCGGAATGGCTATTG GACATTGCCCCCACATACTATGATATCTCCACCTTCGCCAAGGGCGATGTCCGCTCGTCCCTCCTTCGCGCCGCCGAAAGACTCGCCcggaaagagaagatgcgCGCTGACCCTAGCAAGAGACGGTAA